A single Mytilus trossulus isolate FHL-02 chromosome 12, PNRI_Mtr1.1.1.hap1, whole genome shotgun sequence DNA region contains:
- the LOC134693685 gene encoding C-type lectin domain family 6 member A-like has translation MWKNGIIGMLLLITTTRTFGSWTFEKLPTSLSSNQSAEYVFQYVSYSLEECAAICAQYYSCKSMYLHQDLCFGLSSWSTDSSNHGLVNTYTKRTQACSKTNFLVFNDLCLMISEIKLAWYDAQRYCENKGGHLIVLDTETKHNSCLDFICNFYDDKETNFFVGASDLETEGMWKWIIPNSMNYFKFKTPSQPNNYDHDFPSFSANCGTLVSNTGVLYDEYCSQTKKFICEI, from the exons ATGTGGAAGAATGGAATTATTGGAATGCTTTTGTTGATAACTACAACTC GAACGTTTGGCAGTTGGACATTTGAGAAGCTACCGACCAGCTTATCTTCAAATCAATCTGCCGAATATGTATTTCAGTATGTGTCGTATTCTCTTGAAGAATGCGCTGCAATTTGTGCACAATATTATTCCTGCAAGTCTATGTATCTGCATCAAGATTTATGTTTCGGCCTGTCATCATGGTCAACAGATTCATCCAATCATGGACTGGTCAATACTTACACAAAGCGAACACAAG CTTGTTCAAAAACTAACTTCCTGGTGTTCAATGATTTATGCTTAATGATAAGTGAGATTAAACTGGCATGGTATGACGCCCAGCGATACTGTGAGAACAAAGGAGGACATTTAATAGTGTTAGACACTGAAACTAAGCATAATAGTTGTCTCGATTTCATCTGTAATTTCT ATGATGATAAAGAGACCAATTTTTTTGTCGGTGCTTCTGATTTGGAAACTGAGGGGATGTGGAAATGGATCATACCAAACTCAATGAACTACTTCAAATTTAAGACTCCAAGTCAACCAAACAATTATGACCATGATTTTCCGTCTTTTTCGGCAAATTGTGGAACACTTGTCAGTAACACAGGAGTCTTGTATGATGAATATTGTAGCCAGACAAAAAAGTTCATATGtgaaatttaa